The following proteins come from a genomic window of Candidatus Sulfotelmatobacter sp.:
- a CDS encoding glycosyltransferase family 39 protein, with product MTTPRWWRWYLSGLFAAALGWRLVTLWRLSQGPLLRLIRDDSRVYWNWATEIRAGQWLPTRPFFFGPLYPYFLAFLRTIGGDQAMPVFVFQGVMGAIAVALLADAGRRVSSPIAGAIVGIFLAGYSMSVFFENMILGESLLFLLGSVALWLMVRDHGRPAWLMGLLVALMSLGRPTFMLLLIPLAVLIWKTRPVQPLPSLAALVAAPLIAILATGFYHQRVIGAFIPLTYSGGYNLYIGNGPQATGAFQMFSDASATVSGGDTQSDALAAWDGRAYLSHSARRELGPAASSRYWRDLALDHMKSDPISAARLLLGKIALLFNHREIPQFMDPRVSERVAGPLGWPLSLEFAFIAILGLAAIPLAWSRGPEARAAIGYLTLLVLGIAVFFVVDRYRIHLVPPLAVLSAMSIAALAGWKTIPRRRQLVMIAIAVAAGALAFAPLFGSTPTIDEWNDSVTLGDAWLTAGDAQKAIPWFERAAALDRSGALADTSSLPIRLARAAFYQSFAIAESRAGHDREALAALTTAVRLAPESRPLRARYAEQLVLCGELDRARDEYRAAGVSGRAAADPLLEEAARQDRLGHAKTTRDCLEVAITLDPGNEPATVALVRTHIVANELEAARDLLRAGVAAGLDANVARAHQAWIAQAAGDTAAARRMIAAIPESVRVFDPRVAGTLALASARRK from the coding sequence ATGACCACTCCGAGATGGTGGCGCTGGTACTTGAGCGGCCTGTTCGCGGCGGCGCTCGGCTGGCGGCTCGTGACGCTCTGGCGGCTGTCGCAGGGCCCTCTGCTGCGGCTGATCCGTGATGATTCCCGGGTCTACTGGAACTGGGCCACCGAGATCCGTGCCGGGCAGTGGCTCCCGACCCGGCCGTTCTTCTTCGGGCCTCTCTATCCGTATTTCCTGGCATTCCTGCGCACCATCGGGGGCGATCAGGCCATGCCCGTGTTCGTGTTTCAGGGCGTGATGGGAGCGATCGCCGTGGCCCTGCTCGCCGACGCGGGCCGACGCGTCTCCTCACCCATCGCCGGCGCGATCGTCGGGATCTTCCTCGCCGGTTACTCGATGTCGGTGTTCTTCGAGAACATGATCCTCGGCGAGAGCCTGCTCTTTCTGCTCGGCAGCGTGGCGCTCTGGCTGATGGTTCGAGACCACGGGCGCCCCGCCTGGTTGATGGGCCTGCTCGTCGCGTTGATGTCGTTGGGGCGTCCGACCTTCATGCTGCTTCTGATTCCGCTCGCCGTGCTGATCTGGAAGACGCGCCCGGTGCAACCGCTTCCTTCGCTCGCGGCGCTCGTGGCTGCGCCGCTGATCGCGATTCTCGCCACCGGCTTCTACCACCAGCGCGTGATCGGCGCGTTCATTCCGCTCACCTACAGCGGCGGTTACAACCTCTACATCGGCAACGGCCCGCAGGCGACCGGCGCGTTCCAGATGTTCAGCGATGCCTCGGCGACGGTGTCGGGCGGCGACACGCAGTCCGACGCGCTCGCCGCCTGGGACGGACGCGCGTACCTCTCGCATTCCGCGCGGCGCGAACTCGGGCCCGCGGCAAGCTCGCGCTACTGGCGCGACCTGGCGCTCGACCACATGAAGTCGGACCCGATCAGCGCCGCCCGCCTGCTTCTCGGCAAGATCGCCTTGCTCTTCAATCATCGTGAAATCCCACAGTTCATGGACCCCCGCGTTTCCGAGCGCGTCGCCGGGCCGCTGGGGTGGCCGCTGTCGCTCGAGTTCGCCTTCATCGCGATCCTGGGGCTGGCGGCCATCCCGCTCGCGTGGTCGCGCGGGCCGGAAGCACGAGCGGCCATCGGATACCTCACCTTGCTGGTGCTGGGGATTGCGGTCTTCTTCGTCGTGGACCGCTACCGGATTCATCTCGTGCCTCCGCTTGCCGTGCTGAGCGCGATGTCGATCGCGGCGCTCGCGGGGTGGAAGACGATTCCCCGCCGGCGGCAGCTGGTCATGATCGCGATCGCGGTCGCTGCCGGCGCGCTGGCGTTCGCGCCGCTGTTCGGCTCCACTCCGACCATCGACGAGTGGAACGACTCCGTCACGCTCGGTGACGCGTGGCTCACGGCCGGCGACGCGCAGAAGGCAATTCCGTGGTTCGAGCGCGCGGCCGCACTCGACCGCTCCGGCGCGCTCGCCGACACTTCTTCCCTGCCGATTCGACTCGCGCGCGCGGCGTTCTATCAGAGTTTCGCGATCGCCGAGTCCCGCGCGGGTCACGATCGCGAGGCGCTGGCCGCCTTGACCACCGCCGTACGCCTCGCGCCCGAGTCCCGACCGCTGCGCGCCCGCTACGCCGAGCAGCTCGTACTTTGCGGCGAGCTGGACCGCGCGCGCGACGAATACCGGGCCGCCGGCGTTTCGGGACGCGCCGCCGCGGATCCGTTGCTCGAGGAGGCGGCGCGCCAGGACCGGCTCGGGCATGCCAAGACCACTCGTGACTGCCTCGAGGTCGCGATCACGCTCGATCCCGGCAACGAACCCGCGACCGTCGCCCTGGTGCGTACTCACATCGTGGCCAACGAGCTCGAGGCGGCGCGCGACCTGCTGCGTGCCGGCGTCGCCGCAGGGCTCGACGCCAACGTCGCGCGCGCTCACCAGGCGTGGA